Proteins from one Triticum aestivum cultivar Chinese Spring chromosome 7A, IWGSC CS RefSeq v2.1, whole genome shotgun sequence genomic window:
- the LOC123152394 gene encoding protein LEAD-SENSITIVE 1 — MGLLSHRVERSELKPSDHIYTWRAAYSYSHHGIYVGGSKVVHFTTKKEAGTGGLDSAVAISSLLSAGSPECPTFPDCGFQLPDSGVILTCLDCFLRDGALHGFEYGVPPAVFLAKLRGGTCTTAASDPADAVVHRAMYLLQNGFGSYDVFENNCEDFALYCKTGLLLPPEKGIGRSGQAASAVGVPLAALFSTPFRLMSAGPLGMAAVTAGMYCAGRYITDIGVRKDVVKVEVENLSAHLGWRRAKAEEEWVKKKQQPAKVSTRLLPLKRKRDSDLHLQSVK, encoded by the exons ATGGGGCTGCTGTCGCACCGGGTGGAGCGGTCGGAGCTAAAGCCCAGCGACCACATCTACACATGGCGCGCCGCCTACTCCTACTCCCACCACG GTATTTACGTCGGCGGAAGCAAGGTGGTGCATTTCACAACGAAGAAAGAAGCGGGAACGGGGGGCCTTGACTCCGCCGTGGCTATCTCGAGCCTCTTATCGGCCGGCTCACCGGAGTGCCCCACGTTCCCGGACTGCGGCTTCCAGCTCCCCGACAGCGGTGTCATCCTCACCTGCCTCGACTGCTTCCTCCGCGACGGCGCCCTCCACGGCTTCGAGTACGGCGTCCCTCCCGCCGTGTTCCTCGCCAAGCTCCGGGGCGGCACCTGCACCACCGCCGCGTCCGACCCGGCGGATGCCGTGGTGCACCGGGCGATGTACCTGCTCCAGAACGGGTTCGGCAGCTACGACGTGTTCGAGAACAACTGCGAGGACTTCGCGCTCTACTGCAAGACCGGGCTCCTGCTGCCGCCCGAGAAGGGCATCGGGAGGAGCGGCCAGGCGGCCTCCGCCGTCGGCGTGCCGCTGGCGGCGCTCTTCTCGACTCCGTTCAGGCTCATGTCGGCCGGCCCGCTGGGCATGGCCGCCGTCACGGCGGGGATGTACTGCGCCGGCAGGTACATCACCGACATTGGGGTGAGGAAGGACGTGGTGAAGGTGGAGGTGGAGAACCTGTCGGCGCATCTGGGCTGGCGCCGGGCCAAAGCCGAAGAAGAATGGGTGAAGAAGAAACAGCAGCCCGCTAAGGTGTCGACGAGGTTGCTGCCGCTGAAGAGGAAACGTGACAGTGATTTGCATTTACAATCCGTGAAGTGA